The following proteins are co-located in the Penaeus monodon isolate SGIC_2016 chromosome 10, NSTDA_Pmon_1, whole genome shotgun sequence genome:
- the LOC119577620 gene encoding uncharacterized protein LOC119577620: MRMQLALEDFSMNIFSVYAPQAGGTDEEKEQFWAALQVDLVKVDESERCIIGGDMNGHLGGGNDAIRRVHGGNAYGNGDEDGEKSSKTILRELSHDMEEVNTWWNDANSIILRAGKEILGESSGNKEILWFNEEVQEKVSTKKKAKKNGKKVNWMKPEQHINNVARKLRKQLPSQNQKHTTISNHGEISGKAKRAAYDLISTYRKLMTECHAKKPGEGYESEEYKKICKNDPGMLQGRDNES; this comes from the exons ATGCGGATGCAATTAGCCCTTGAAGATTTCTCAatgaatatatttagtgtgtatgcACCACAAGCAGGAGgcacagatgaagaaaaagaacagttTTGGGCGGCACTACAAGTAGACCTGGTAAAGGTTGACGAAAGTGAAAGATGCATAATTGGAGGGGATATGAATGGCCATCTTGGTGGCGGCAATGATGCCATCAGACGCGTACACGGAGGAAATGCTTATGGAAATGGAGATGAGGACGGAGAGAAG AGTTCAAAGACAATTCTAAGAGAGCTGAGCCACGATATGGAAGAAGTGAACACCTGGTGGAATGATgcaaatagtattatattaagagCTGGAAAGGAAATACTGGGCGAGAGTAGTGGAAATAAGGAAATTTTGTGGTTTAATGAAGAAGTACAAGAGAAAGTGAGTACTAAgaagaaagccaagaaaaatgggaagaaagtaaACTGGATGAAGCCAGAGCAGCATATAAACAATGTTGCAAGGAAGCTAAGAAAGCAGTTGCCATCGCAAAATCAGAAGCATACGACCATCT CAAACCATGGAGAAATATCAGGAAAAGCAAAGAGAGCTGCATATGATCTTATATCGACTTATAGAAAGCTTATGACCGAGTGCCACGCCAAGAAGCCTGGAGAAGGTTACGAGAGCGAGGAATACAAGAAAATATGTAAGAATGATCCAGGAATGCTACAAGGACGTGACAACGAGAGTTAG